TCGTGTTGTTCTTCGTTTCGTGGGCGTTGCATGCGCTCGGCGGCGCCAGCGCCTTCAACGAGGAGCAGATCCAGCACGGGCTGCCGGCCGTCTCGGTGTGGGGATATGTGACCACCGCGCAGTTCTGGTTCGAGTCGATGCAGAACTGGCAGAGCGAGTTCGTCGCCGTCGCGGCGATCATCGGGTTGTCGATCTTCTTGCGGCAGCGCGGATCTGCCGAGTCGAAGCCCGTGGCGGATCCGCACCGCGAAACGAGCGCCTGACTCCCGGCGATTTGTGTGCGTTTAGGAGCGCTGACCGCTCGCGAATGCACACAAATCGCCAGAAAAAAGCGCCCCCGGCAGGATTCGAACCTGCGACACCGGCTTTAGGAGAGCCGTGCTCTATCCCCTGAGCTACGAGGGCCTGACCGCTGGCAGCTTACCGTTTCACCGCGTGCGTCCCGGCCGGCCGGGGAATCGGTTTTGGCAATTTTGACAAAACGTGTCCCGAAACCGCCCCGACGAGCCGCCCCCGCCCAGTAGCCTCCCAGCCGTGGAGCTGAAGTTACAGCGCGTCGGCGCATGGTGCGGAACCGCGATGATCGTCCTTTACAGCGTGTGCTTTTCCGGCATCGCGAAACTCTTCCCGCCGATGTCCCCGACGGACACCGCCGAACAGACCGACGCATTCCTGACCACCGAAAATCTCTGGGTGCGCTTCGGGCTCGCGGGTGCGTTGCTCGCGGCCGCGCTCGCCCTGCCCTTCCACGCGGTGATCGTGCTGCGCCTTCGTCGCGCCGAGGGGCAATGGGGCATGCTCACGCTGACCCAGCTGCTCGCTGCCGCGATCTTCACCCCCGCGATGATGTTCTCGCTGATGGCGTTGGCGGCGGCGGCTTTTCGCGCCGGGCAGCGCGATCCGGAGATCACCCAGGCGTTCAGCGACTTCTTCTGGCTGTGGTTCATCGGCATCGTCGGCACCATCGTCATGCAGAACATCACGCTGGCGATCGCATCGTTCACCGACAAGAGCGATCCCCCGACGTTCCCGCGGTGGTACGGCTTCCTCAACCTCTGGGTCGCGATGCTGTCGCTGCCGGGCTGCGTCGTGGTGGCTATGAGCACCGGGCCCCTCGCCTGGAACGGCGTGTTCGCCTATTACCTGCCGGGGCTCGCGTTGATCGTCTGGATGATCGGCACCACCGTCGTGCTGCTGAAGTCGATCACGGCGCAGGAAGCCGCCGAAAGTCAGCTGGCCGCGGCGCAGTGACAGCGGCGTCGACGCTGCCGGGCGAACCCTCCGCCCGGCGGATTCCCGGCGAGTCCGGCACCTGGGTGTTCCTGTTCGGCGACATGCTGGTGTTCGGCGTCTTCTTCATCACCTTCATGGTCGAGCGGGCGAAGGCCCCCGACGTGTTCGACGTCGCGCGCACATCGCTGCACATCGGGGTCGGCGTCACCAACACCATCGTGCTGTTGACCAGCTCGCTGTGCGTCGTCGTCGCGCTCGGAGCCCTCCGTTCCGGCGCGAAATCCATTGCAAGCAACGCTGTTTCCGCGGCAATGGTGTTCGGCCTGGCGTTCATCGGGCTCAAGGTGTTCGAGTACGTCTCGCTGGCCAGTGCCGGCCACGGTCCCGGCGCCAACAACTTCTTCCTGTACTACTTCATCCTGACCGGGCTGCACCTGTTCCACGTGTGCGTCGGCATCGCGGTGCTGGTGGTACTGCGCGCCCAGACCCGGCGGCCGGAACTCAGCGCCACCCGGATGTCGGTCGTCGAGGGCGGCGCGTGCTTCTGGCATCTGGTGGATCTGTTGTGGATCTTCCTGTTCGCACTGCTGTATCTGGTGAGCTGATGAAGGGTCCCTCCGTGCTGCAGCTGGTCCGCAACCGGGCGGGCTTCTCCTGGCTGGTGCTCATTGCGGCGACGGTGCTGTCGTGGGCCGTCGGCGCCGAACACGGCACCGGTTCGATCGTGGCGGTCGTCGTGCTGGCGATCGCGGCGATCAAGGTGCGTCTCGTCGGCCTGGACTTCATGGAGCTGCGTCACGCGCCGATACCGTTGCGCGTGATGTTCGAGGCCTACTGCTTCATCATGTGGGCGGTGCTGTCGGGCCTGTACCTCTGGCTGTAAAGCTGTAGTCAGCGCAGTTCCTCGATCACCTTCGCGAACACCTCACCGTGCTGCTGCTGCACGGTGATGTACGTGACGCCGTAGGTGTCGCGGAGCTCGCGGATCCGGTCGGCGATGTCCTTGGGTGTGCCGGAGAACACCGCGGGCGTGCGCAGCATCTCGTCCTCGGACAGCTCGGGCAGGAAGCGTCGCACGAGCGACAGGTCGGGGACCCCCGAGTTGTCGGTGGGCAGGGCGATCACCGACAGGTTCAGTTCCAGCTCGTCGAAGCGATCGCCCGCCGCGTCGCGGATGAATCCGATGCGGTCGGCGAGCGGATCGCCGTCCGGTCCGATCGGGGCGCCGCCCGTCAGCCCGATGATGTTCGCCCGCTGCGCGGCGAGGGTCAGCAGCTTGTTGCCGTTGCCGGCGATGAGGATCGGCACGTCGGGGGCGTGCTCGTTCATGTGCTCGGTGACGTGTCGCAGCCACTCGACCCGCTGGCCCGCGGTCGGATACGGCAACTCGGCCTGCTCGAACTCGTCCTTGACGTATCCCGCGCCGAGACCAAGGTCGAAGCGTCCCCCGCTGAGGTCGCGCAGCGTTGTGACGTCGCGGGCCAGCAGCGCGGGCCGGTAGAAGCCGGCGTTGAGAACGAACGTGCCGACCCGCAGCTTCTCGGTCGCCATGGCCATCGCCGTCATCATCGGGAACGGCGCAGTCGTGTAGAGGTGGTCGGCCATGTGGATGATGTCGTAGCCCATGCCCTCCGCACGGCGCGCCCAGTCCTGGACGGACTTTTGACGACGTGCGGCCTGCAGCCCGACACCGAACCGGAAATCTCTGACCATCAGCCGATAGTAGGAGTTTTGCGGGCCATGTTTAGGAGATGTCGGTGGCGGGCATGATTTCTGCCGCCGACCTACCACCTAAGGACTTTGCAGCCGATCCGGTCCGTCGTGAGCCCGTCTCCGACGGGCCGGATCAATTTTCAGCCCATGGCCACTCATCCCACCATCGGTGTCGAAGAGGAATTCCTCCTCACCGACCCCTCCTGCGGAGAACCGGTCGCCGTCAACAAGACGGTCGCCGGTGAGGCGGCCGAACGCGGAGTGAAACTGCAGCTCGAGCTGACCAGTTGTCAGGTCGAGACCGCCACCGACGTCGTCGGCGGCACCTCGGAACTCGCCGATCAGCTGCACAGACTGCGTCGTATCGCAGCGGAGGCCGCCGAAGCCGCCGGTGCCCGGCTACTTGCCGTCGGGCTCCCACCCACGGTGCCGCACGAGTTCCCCATCACCGACACACCGCGGTATCGCGAGATCGCCGACAAGTTCGGGATGATCGCGCACGAGCAGGGCATCTGCGGCGCCCATGTACACGTCGCCGTGCCCAGCCGCGAGGCCGCGATACGCGTCAGCAATCGGCTGCGGCCATGGCTGCCGCTGCTGCTGGCGCTGACCGCGAACTCCGCGGTGTACCGCAACACCGACACCGGATACGCCAGCTGGCGCAGTGTGCTGTGGGCACGATGGCCGAGCGCCGGCCCGCCGCCCGAGTTCGACTCCGTCGACGAGTACGACGCCGTCGTGCACATGCTGCAACACGCGGGCGCGATCCTCGACGACGGCATGGTCTATTGGGACGTGCGCCCCTCGGCCAACTTTCCGACCATCGAGGTGCGCGTCGCCGACGTACCCGCGACCGTGGCCGAGACGGTGTTGTTGGCCGCGCTCGTCCGCGCGGCGGTGATGACGGCGCTCGACGACGAGGCACACCGCGAGCCGATGCCGACGCTGACCCCGCACGCATTGCGGGCCGCGTACTGGCGAGCGGCACGCGACGGCCTCGACGGCGAAGCTCTCGATCTCGTCGAAAGCCACGAAAGCGCCCCCGCGCGAACACTGTTGGGCCGCATGGTCGAGCACGTACGGCCCGCGCTGGAGGCCGTCGGCGACTACGAGTTGGTCACCGGCGAGCTGGACCGCATCGCCGGGCAGGGCAACGGGGCGATGCGGCAGCGACGGGCGTGGCAGCGACGCCACGACGTCGACGACGTGATCGCCGAGGCGGCCGCCGCGACGCTGGACGGGGTCAGGTGAGTCGCAACGCCGCGAAGGGTTCGGTGGTGGGCTGTGGGGATCCGCCCGGGGGTTCGACGGTGAACGCCAGCGTGCTCGACCCGTCGAGATCCGGCAGTACCGCCGTGGTCGACGGCGCCACCGCCTGGGCGTCCATCGTGCCCGCGGAATGCGGTCCCTCGTCGTTGATCAACCACATCTGATAGACGGTGCCGGTCTGCGGCGGCGGGACATTGTTCATCACGAGCACGCCCGCGTTCTTCTCACGCGAGAACACCACCGTCGCGGTGCCGCCGCCGGGGATGTCGCCGAAGACGGTGCGCACGTCCGGCGCCGCGAAGACCTGCTCGGCGGTGGACGCCGGCGGTGCCGGGCGCAGCGCCAGTCCGACGCCGAGCGCACCGAGTCCGATGACGACCGCGGCCGCGGCGGCCAGAATCGTCGCGCGCCACGGCCTGGGCTTCGGCCGCAGCGTTACGACCGGGGCGGCGCTGACACCGCGCAGCACCCGGTCGCGCAGTTCGTCGGGGGGTTCGATTGCGGTGGCGGCCGAGATCACCGCCATGGTTTCGCGGACCGCCCGCACCTCGTCGTCGAAGGCCCGCGCGACCTCGGGCGGGGCGGCTGCGATGCGGCGCTCGATGTCGGCGCGCTCGGCCTCGGGTATCGCGTGCAGCGCGTATGGCGTCGCGAGGGCGATCAGGTCGTCAGTCGGTTGCGTCATGACAGCCCCAAACAACGGCGTAGGCCGCGAATGGCGTCGCGCATCCGGGATTTGATCGTCGCGAGGTTGGCCGACAGGCGCTCAGAGACCTGGACGTAGGTCAGGCCGTCGTAGTAGGCGAGCTGGATGGCCTCGCGCTGGGTGTCGGTCAGCGAGCCGAGACAGTCGGCGACCTGCTGTCGCTCCTCCCGCAGCAGCACCGCGTCGGCGACCTGGTCGGATGGTAGTTCGACGTTGGCGGCACCGTAGCGGGACTCACGCTGGCTGCCGGCCTGCTCGGAGCGCACGCGGTCCACCGCTCGCCGGTGGGCCAGGGTCAGCAGCCACGACAACGGCGATCCCGCGGCGGGGTTGTACGCGTCCGCGGTGCGCCACACCTGCAGGTAGATGTCCTGCGTGGTTTCCTCGCTGTAGCCGGGATCGCGCAGCACCCGGGTGACCAGGCCGAATACCCGCGCACGGGTCTGGTCGTAGAACGTCGCGAACGCGTCGACGTCCTGCTGGGCCACCCGACGCAGCAGCTGGTCGAGGTCCGTGGTCACAGGTCGTAGCCTATCGACCGCCGTCGGCACCGTCACGGTAATCGTGATCTGGGCGGAAACGGGACGAAAAACGAAGTACGGGAACGGTATTCGCCGAATCCGGGTCGGTTGGCCATGTACTTCTCGGTGAGCCGGGCGCCGGTGGCGTACACCAGGAAGTACGTCATCAGCACCGGCGACAACACCGTGGTCAACGAGATCGGACCCGCGATGCTCGCCAGCCACAGCCCCCACCACACGCAGGCGTCGCCGAAATAGTTCGGGTGCCTGGTCCACGCCCACAGTCCGCGATCCATGATGACGCCCTTGTTGGCGGGGTCGGCCTTGAACCGGCGCAACTGGTGATCGCCGACGGCCTCGAATAACAGACCGACGGTCCACAGCGTGACACCGGCGATCAGCAGCAGGGGTAGCGGCGTCGGCCCGAGGACGGCCGAAAGTTGCAGCGGCAGAGAGACAAACCACGTCGCCGCGGCCTGGATCACGAATACCTTGCGGATGACGTGACCCGCCGAGAAGTCGCCGCGCAGCAGGTCCCGGTAGCGCGGATCTTCGCCCTTGCCAGCCGATTTGACGATCATGTGCCAGGCCAGCCGCAAGCCCCACACCGCGACGAGCGCGAGGAGCAGCAGCCGTCGGAACAGATCACCCGAGCCGAGGGCGGCGGCGACGGCGGCCACCGCGACGAAGCCGATCCCCCACGCGGTGTCGACGACGTTGTAGCGGCCGATGCGACGGCCGATCAGGAACGTCGTGCCGTGCACCACGACGAGGACGGCCAACGAGGCCGCGGTGACGACTAGGAATTCCATCGGGGCCGTCCTGACGGTGCGAATGTCCACTGATACACATCGAGATACCCGGACCGGAACCCGGCTTCGGAATACGCCAGGTAGAGCTCCCACATCCGGTGAAACACCTCGTCGAAACCCAACAACGCCACGGCATCACGTCGTGCCGTGAAGCGCTCCCGCCAGATGCGCAGCGTCTCGGCGTAGTGCGGTTGCAGCGAGACCATGTCGACCGTACGCAGCCGGGTGCTGGACTCGGTGATTCCGATGATCGCCTCGGTGGAGGGCAGGAGTCCGCCGGGGAAGATGTACTTCTGGATCCACGTGTGGGTCTTGCGGGTGGCCAGCATGCGCTCGTGCGGCATGGTGATGGCCTGAATCGCGACCCGGCCGCCCGGTGTCACCAGCCGGTCGAGGGTTTGAAAGTACTTGGGCCAGAACTGGTATCCGACCGCCTCGACCATCTCGACCGACAGCACGGCGTCATAGCGGCCCTCGACGTCGCGGTAGTCGCACAGGTCGATCTCCACCCGATCGGACACGCCCGCCTCGGCCACCCGCTGCCGGGCCAGTCGCTGCTGTTCGGCCGACAGGGTGACCGAACGGACCTGCGCCCCGCGCGCCGCGGCGCGGATGGACAGTTCACCCCAGCCGGTGCCGATTTCGAGCACCCGGGATCCGGGCCCGACGAGCGCGGTGTCGAGAAGCCGATCGATCTTCCGTCGCTGCGCGTCCGGCAGCGCCGTCTCGTCGGACGGCAGGGTGTCGAAGAGTGCGCTCGAGTACGTCATCGTCTCGTCGAGGAACTCGGCGAACAGCGCATTTGACAGATCGTAGTGCTCGGCGATGTTGCGCCGGGCCTGTTCGCGGTTGTTGTGCTGCGACGACGGTTGCCGTACAACGGCGAGCGGACGGAAACGTTGCAGGGCAGGGGGAATCAGCTCGCTCAGCCGCTTGCCGAACTCGGTGAGCAGGCCGACGAGGTCCGTGGAGCTCCAGTCGCCGGCCATATACGACTCGCCGAAGCCGATGAGCCCGTAGCGTCCGACCCGGCGAACCATCGCGCCGGGTCGGTGCACGACCATGGTCGGCAGGGTGGGGTCGGCGGCGCCGACGACGGTGCCGTCGGGGTAGACGACGCGAATCGGCAACCGTGCGGCTGCGCGGCGGAACAGCCGGTCCGCGATGGTTCCGGCGAGGCCGCTGAAGGACCCGCCGGGGATCTGTGCCACATCGGGCCATCGGTCGGAATCGATTGTGGCAGAGCGGGGTAGCGTCAGTTCGATGCTCACGACTGGGTGACTCTTTCTTTGTCGATGGATTCGCGAGGTACGACGGGAACTCGTCGCAGCCAGAGGGTGATGCCTTGGATTCGGATACCGAGCGCGCCCATCAGCGGCGCGACCGGCGCGGCGAGTTGCAGCCGCAGGATCTCGACGATGCCAGCACGCCGCCGGGTTCCGCGCATGGTGACGACGAATGCGGGTTGGTTCTCCCGGTGCAGCGAAATCCGCACGTCGAGGTTTTCGTCGGGCCGAGGGGCCGTCACGAGGTAGTAGCCGTCCACCGCGTTGAACGGCGAGACGTACAGCTGCTTCATGACGATGGCGGGGTGCTCGGTATCGGGTGGCAGCAGGTAGGCGTGGCGTCCGCCGTAGGTGTTGTGCACCTCGGCGATGATGTGCCGAAGTGTCCCGTCGGCGTCGTGGCACCAGTAGAGGCTCAGCGGGTTGAAAACATAGCCGAGTACGCGGGCCTGCAACAGCGCGGTGATCCGGCCGCCGCGCAGGTCGACACCGCGCTCAGCGAGGAACGCGTCGATGCGTTGCCGCAGAGTGTCATTCGGCTCGTCGGTGGCATCGAAGTGGTCGCGTGCGTCGAATCGGGCGAACGGGCACAGCCACCAGGGGAGTTGCGGTAGATCGTCGACGTCGACATACCAGCTGTATCCGCGGTGCTCGAAGTGGTGGTGCACCGGGGCACGACGGAGATGGGTGATCCGGGTGCGGTAGATGGCCGGGCTCAACATGTCAGTACCTCCAGTGCTGCGGCCGGCCATTCGGCGCCGAGGTGCTGCGCCGCCCGTAATCCCGACGCCGCACCGTCCTCGTGGAAACCCCAACCGTGGTAGGCGCCCGCAAACACGATGCGGTCGTCGTTCAATGTCGGTAAGAGTCGTTGGGCCGCAACGGAATCCGGCGTGTACATCGGATGGCTGTAGGTCATCTCGGCGAGCACGGTGGCCGGGTCGACACGGTCCTCGCCCCCGAGCGTGACGAGGAAGCGGGTGTCGCCGCCCAGGCGCATCAGTCGGGTGACGTCGTAGGTGATGAGCACCTGCTGGTTGTCTGAGGTGGCCAGGTAGTTCCACGATGCCCGGGCACGGCGATGTGTGGGCAGCACCGAGTCGTCGGTGTGCAGCTGCGCGTGGTTGGTGCTGTACCCGATTGCGCCGAGCACCGACCGCTCGACGGACGTCGGCTCGGCGAGCATCAGCAGCGCCTGGTCGGGATGCGTCGCGATGACGGCCGCGTCGAACAGTTGCGGTCCGTTGACGCAGCCGGACACCTCGACGCCGTCGGCTACCCGCCGCACGGAGCGCACCGCGGTGCCGAGGCGCACCTCGTCGATGACGTTGGCCACGGCGTCGACATAGGTGACGGACCCGCCGACCACCGTCCGCCAGGTTGGGGAGTTGAAGACGGAGAGCATCCCGTGGTGTTCCAGGAACACGAACAGGTAGCGGGCCGGATAGTGCAGCGACAGCCCCGGCGGCGACGACCACACCGCCGCGATCAGCGGTGTCATGAAGTGGTCGACGAAGTAGGACGAGAAGCCGTGGCGGGCGAGGAATTCGCCGACCGTCTCGTCGTCGCCGTCACTCTCGAGCAGGCGCAGCGCCGCCCGGTGAAAGCGTTTGACCTCGGCCAGCATGTACAGGTAGCGCGGACGGGTGAGTGACGACCACGACGGGAACAACCCGCCGAGTCCACGGGCGCCCGCATATTCCAGTCCGGTCGCATCGTCGCGGGCCGACATCGACATGTCGGTCTCGCGGGTCTCGATACCGAGCTCGTCGAACAGTCGGCACAGCGTCGGATAGGTGCGGTCGTTGTGGACCAGGAACGCCGAGTCGACGGCGACTATCTCGCCGTCGTCGCGCTGGATCTGGTGGGTGTGAGCGTGACCGCCGAGCCGGGTATCGGCCTCGTAGAGGGTCACGCGGTCGCGTAGTGCCAGCACATAGGCTGCGATCAGTCCGGATACGCCGCTACCGATGACAGCGACAGAGCGTTGGGAGGGATGCATGCGGTCCACATCCCCTATTCGGAGCCACGTGAACCCCGGATGGCTCTATGTCGAAGGCAGTTCCCAGGACCGCGCGGTGGCGACGAGCCCCTGCACCAACGCGGACGTCGCGGGGCAGAGGCCGTCGTCGCCGGGAAGCTGACTGCGCGGGCTGATACCGCGTATCCGTGGAGTGAGTTCGAGCTGTGCGCCACCCCCGCGCACGCGGTTCACCGGATTGTCGGGGTGCAGGCCGCGCAGCTCGCGGGGGATCGCGTCGATGTCGGTGACGACCTGATAGCCCGGCACCGTGACATGCCGCGCGAGGTGCTCGGCCAGCGCGCGATTGCGGCCGCCGGCGAGCAGTTGGGTGCTGCGGCCGATCCGGCCGTACCCGTGCAGCGACACCGCCACGTCGACATGATCGAGGAACTCCGCGAGCCGCTCGGATTCCGCCGCGTGATAGCGGGCCGACGGCAGATGGTGGCCGTAGTTCTCGGGATGGCGAACCACGTACAGCGAAGCGTCCGCTGCATCGGCGGCACGCTCGGCGATGACGTCCGTCGTCTGTTCCAAACCGCCGCCGTGGATCGCCATGAACCCGAACCGCGACCGCAGCGTCAATTCCTCGGTGACGCCCGGTTCGGCGAGGAGCTCCGAGAACGACTGTGGTGCAGGTGAACTCGGCTTGGGGGTGCTGTCGGGCCACTGGGCGGGATCCCATCGCCGCAGGAATTCGATCCACTTCTGCGGTAGACCGTGGTGGCGGGCGCCGTCGACGATGCGTTCCAGATAGCCCGGCCGCGGCGGCCCCGGCTCTACGCGATGATCGATGTACACCCACGCCTGATACGGCCCGTCATCGGTGTGCACGGTGAGCCGGTCGCGGCGATACCGCACCGGGACGCCTTCCGCGCTGTCGAGGGTGGCGAGGTCGTGATCGGTGAGCTGCCACAACACGCCGTGCACCTGCGAGCCGTCGAACGGTTCGACGGTCGCCACACCCCGTTCGTTGATCAGCCAGTCGTGGTCGGCCAGCATCGCGGGCCGCGGGTCGATCGCACCCGGGCACCGCCGCGCCATCTGTCGAACACAGAGGTTCGACCCGTAGGCGAAGTACGTATGCCGCATTCAGCCCTTCACGGTCAGGTAGATCAGCACCACGTTCAGCACAGTAATCAACGCGGCGACAATCCACCCGAAAGCGGTGGTCAGGCGGTGGTTGATGTCGTCGCCCATCAAGGCGCGGTCGCTGGTCAGACGCACCAGCGGGATCAGTGCGAACGGGATCCCGAACGACAGCACAACCTGGGACAACACCAGCGCGCGGCTCGCGTCGATGCCGACCGCCAGAACCGCGAGTGCGGGAACCAGGGTGATCAGCCGGCGCGCCACCATCGGGATGGAGACGTGCAGCAGGCCTTGCATGATCATGGCGCCGGCATAGGCACCGACCGACGACGACGCGAGACCCGACGCGAGCAGCCCGATAGCGAACAGCAACGCGACCGTCGGCCCCAACGCGCCTCCCACCGCGGCGTGCGCACCCTCGATCGAATCCGTGTTCTCCTGCCCCTGAAGGTTTGTCGCGGCGACGAGCAGCATCGCCAGGTTGACCGCGCCGGCCACCACCATCGCGACGCCGACGTCCCAGCGGGTCACGCGCAGCAGCATGCGGCGCATCGGACCCGGATCGGGGTGGCCGTGGCGGTCGCGCGCGAGGCCGGAGTGCAGATACACCGCATGCGGCATGACGGTCGCGCCGAGCATCGCCGCCGCCAGCAGCACGCTTTCCGTGCCTGCGAACTTCGGCACCAGCCCGGCGGCAACCTGGTCGACGGGCGGCGGTGAGACGAACAGGCTGGTGAGAAATCCGATCGCGATGACAAGCAGCAGGCCGGTGATGACGCGTTCGAACATCTGCTGGCCCCGGCGATCCTTGACCATCAGCAGCAGCAGCGAGACGGCTCCGGTGATCACACCGCCGGTCAGCAGGGGTAGATCGAAGAGCAGGTACAACGCGATCGCACCGCCCATCACCTCGGCGAGATCGGTTGCCATTGCGACTAATTCGGCTTGCAGCCAGTAGACCAGCCGGGTCCGACGTCGCATTCTGCCGCCGACGGCCTCGGGCAGCGACAGTCCGCTGACGAGCCCCAGCTTCGCCGAGAGGTACTGCACCAGGCACGCCATCGCGTTGGCCACCACAACGACCCAGACGAGCAGGAACCCGAACTGCGCGCCTGCGCTGACGTTCGCGGCGACGTTCCCGGGGTCGACGTACGCGATCGCGGCGACGAAAGCGGGACCGAGCAGCATCCAGCTCGGCCGTACCCGCACGTCAGCGCGCTGTGCCAACCAACCCACCTTCTATCGGACAAGCGAATAGAAAAGTTAGGTTAGCCGAAACCTCCCGCGGAGTGAACTAGCGGGGGTCTGCCTGTCTCTGCTGGGCTTGAAACCCTTACCAGCCCCAGCCGCCGATCCCGATGACCAGGCCGCCGCCCCAGAAGGGTCCCCAGTTGCCGTAGTTGTTGACCGGTTGGGGGGAGGTGACGATCTGGGCGCTGCCGTTGGTCTGGCACTGCGTTGTGGTCGGACCGACGTTGATGCATTCGGGCGCCGCCGAAGCGACTGGCGCGGCGGCGAACGCGCACACGCTCACCATCGCGAATAGCGTTGCGGCAGAACATGTTCTCAACCGCATGATGGGCCTCCTTAGGCCGCAGTAACGGTGGTCAGCGGCCGCCGTGGCCGCCGCCACCTCCGCCGCCACCGTGATAGCCGCCGAAGCCACCCATGATGAGAGCGGGGCCGTAGAACTCGTCGTCCCACGGATACAGATAGTCCGGCTCGGCCGGCGTGGCGTTGATCTGCACGTTGCCCGGCGTTGCGCATTCGGTCGTCGAACCGCCGAGCACCTCTGCGCCACCAGTATCGGTGCACTGGGGCAGTGTGGACCCGGTTTGGGCGCCCGCCATCGGTGCAGTGAATGCCGTACTTATGCAGACACCTGCGAAAAGCGTTGCGAGACAGCGAACTTGACGTCGCACGGGCGTCTCCTAGGCTGGGACGTCTAACCCCTCATCAGGGGAAGAAGAAGCCTTCGCCGCCGAACATGTCGCCCCACGGACCGACGTACTCCTGCTCGGCGGGCGTGGAGTTGATCTGCACGTTGCCTGGCGTTGCGCATTCGGTCGTTGAGCCGCCGAGAGCTTCGGCGCCACCGGTGTCGACACATTGTGGGAGGCCCGACGCGCGGGCCGGCTCCTGCGCTGGCGCGGGGGCAGGTTCAGGAGCCGGAGGCGCCGGTTGGGCGATGGCCGCGGGGGCCGTCAAGATCGCGGCTGCTGCTCCGGCAGCAACAAAGAGCGGAGTGATGTGTCGAAGCTTGGTCCGCATAGGCGCGCCCTTCTCTCTAAAGGTATCCCCGGCTTAGTGCACAGAGTACAGGCCTTTTCCGGTGATCAGCGGTAGGTCCAGCGTCGTCCGGATCCCGGGCGGAGCGGCGACGACCGCGGGGATCGCGTTGACGACGCGGGCGGCCGTCGCGACCAGTCCGGCGTGGTTGTGGTCGCCGTTGCGGCTGCTCAGGCAGAGGTCGAGGGCGTAGGAAGGTTCACCGGTGATCTCGATGCGGTAGGAGCCGCCTTCCTGCGCCGGTTGCGGCCAGTCGGGCCGCAGGCCGTTGCGCAACCGGGTGACGTGTTCCAGCACGACGGCGACGTTGCCGTCCTTGCGGCCCTGCACTTCGAACCGAAGC
The nucleotide sequence above comes from Mycolicibacterium moriokaense. Encoded proteins:
- a CDS encoding NAD(P)/FAD-dependent oxidoreductase, whose translation is MHPSQRSVAVIGSGVSGLIAAYVLALRDRVTLYEADTRLGGHAHTHQIQRDDGEIVAVDSAFLVHNDRTYPTLCRLFDELGIETRETDMSMSARDDATGLEYAGARGLGGLFPSWSSLTRPRYLYMLAEVKRFHRAALRLLESDGDDETVGEFLARHGFSSYFVDHFMTPLIAAVWSSPPGLSLHYPARYLFVFLEHHGMLSVFNSPTWRTVVGGSVTYVDAVANVIDEVRLGTAVRSVRRVADGVEVSGCVNGPQLFDAAVIATHPDQALLMLAEPTSVERSVLGAIGYSTNHAQLHTDDSVLPTHRRARASWNYLATSDNQQVLITYDVTRLMRLGGDTRFLVTLGGEDRVDPATVLAEMTYSHPMYTPDSVAAQRLLPTLNDDRIVFAGAYHGWGFHEDGAASGLRAAQHLGAEWPAAALEVLTC
- a CDS encoding poly-gamma-glutamate hydrolase family protein; translation: MRHTYFAYGSNLCVRQMARRCPGAIDPRPAMLADHDWLINERGVATVEPFDGSQVHGVLWQLTDHDLATLDSAEGVPVRYRRDRLTVHTDDGPYQAWVYIDHRVEPGPPRPGYLERIVDGARHHGLPQKWIEFLRRWDPAQWPDSTPKPSSPAPQSFSELLAEPGVTEELTLRSRFGFMAIHGGGLEQTTDVIAERAADAADASLYVVRHPENYGHHLPSARYHAAESERLAEFLDHVDVAVSLHGYGRIGRSTQLLAGGRNRALAEHLARHVTVPGYQVVTDIDAIPRELRGLHPDNPVNRVRGGGAQLELTPRIRGISPRSQLPGDDGLCPATSALVQGLVATARSWELPST
- a CDS encoding Nramp family divalent metal transporter — translated: MLLGPAFVAAIAYVDPGNVAANVSAGAQFGFLLVWVVVVANAMACLVQYLSAKLGLVSGLSLPEAVGGRMRRRTRLVYWLQAELVAMATDLAEVMGGAIALYLLFDLPLLTGGVITGAVSLLLLMVKDRRGQQMFERVITGLLLVIAIGFLTSLFVSPPPVDQVAAGLVPKFAGTESVLLAAAMLGATVMPHAVYLHSGLARDRHGHPDPGPMRRMLLRVTRWDVGVAMVVAGAVNLAMLLVAATNLQGQENTDSIEGAHAAVGGALGPTVALLFAIGLLASGLASSSVGAYAGAMIMQGLLHVSIPMVARRLITLVPALAVLAVGIDASRALVLSQVVLSFGIPFALIPLVRLTSDRALMGDDINHRLTTAFGWIVAALITVLNVVLIYLTVKG